The Alicyclobacillus macrosporangiidus CPP55 genome segment GATAGTGTGGTGGACAGAGAACGACATCGAAACAAAGCTGCACCCACTCAGCGTGTACGACATGTGGGGCCTCAAACGTCGGGCCGAGGTTCTGCACGACGAGTTTGGCGCAAACACGATCGGGGATGTCGCTCAAATCCCAGAGTGGAAGCTCCGGCAGCGTTTCGGGGTCTGGGGGACGATCATCCATCGCTGGAGTTGTGTTTGATAACGTAAAAGTTGACCACGTGGGGGTACATTGACAACCAAAAAGTTGACCACCCCGGCACCTCTTTCCTGTACCCTGGAGTTTGGTCCGAACTCTGGGGGCAGGAGGAAAGGAATGTGCTCGAGATGGTCGACAAGGAGTATATCAGAAAGCGGTACTATGTGGACGGGTGGTCGATACGTAAAATCAGCCGGCAATGCCAAGTGTCGCGACAAACAGTACGCAAGATACTGGCCGACGCTGATATCCCCAAGTATCGATTGACCAAACCCCGCTCCCGCCCAGCGATGGAACGATGGATCCCCGTCATCGAGTCCTGGCTTAAGGAGGAGGAGAAGGCGGGAGCCCCCAAGAAACAGCGGTATGTGTCCTCAAGAATTTACGATCGGCTGCAGGAGGAGTACGGCAAGGAGTTCACCGCGGCTGAATCCACCGTCCGGTACTGGGTAAGCAGGCTGAGGAAACGCAGGCAGGAGGTGTATATCCCGCTGACTTCTGACGCCGGTGAGCTGGCACAGGCCGACTTTGGGCGAGTCGTTGTGAAGATAAACGGCAAGAAGACGGAGATCAGCCTGTTCGTCATGCGGTTGCGGTACAGCGGCGTCATCTTTGCCTGTGCCTTCTCTACGGAGAAGATCGAAGCGTTCCTTGAGGGTCACCGCCGCGCGTTCGAATGGTTCGGCGGCGTGCCGCGCAGTGTTCGCTACGACAACCCCAAGACCGCGGTCACCAAGATCCTGGTTGGCCCCGCCCGCGAGGAGCACGTGCTGCTGTCCAACCTGCGTGCTCACTACCTGTTCGACAGCGAATTCTGCCGCCCCGGTGAACCACACGAAAAAGGCAGCGTAGAAAACGGCGTGGGTTACGTCCGCCGTCATACGTGTGTTCCCGTTCCTGACGTAGCCGACCTGGATGCCCTGAACGACCTGATTCTTCAGTGGTGCGAGAAAGAGCGTGGCAAACGGTGGTCCGCTTGGGAGCAAGAGCGGGCGGGGCTGCGTGCGCTGCCGGAGCGCCCTCACCGTTGCGCCACCACACGGCCCGTCACGGTGAACAAGCTGTGTCTCGTCAGCTTTGACCACAACCGCTACTCCGTCCCCAGCATGTACGTGGGCAAGACGCTGCTGCTGAGGGTGTATGCCGAGCGGATTGAGGTGCTCGACAGGGAACGGGTGGTGGCCAGCCACCCCAGGAGCCACGAGCGTCAGCAGACCATCATGGACCTCGGACACTATCTGCCGGTTTTGGCTTACAAACCACATGCCGCCACGCACGCGGCGGTCGTCCGGCAGTTACCAGAGGTGTACCAACGCATCCGGGTCCGGATGGCGAACAGCAGACCGGATGGATACAAGGACTTCGTAGCCATCCTCATGCTGCACCAAGTCTGGCCGGCGAAGGACATTCTGCAGGCCATTGAGGAAATCGGGCCGGATGTCGTCACAGCTGACCAGATCAAGCGGCATC includes the following:
- the istA gene encoding IS21 family transposase — protein: MVDKEYIRKRYYVDGWSIRKISRQCQVSRQTVRKILADADIPKYRLTKPRSRPAMERWIPVIESWLKEEEKAGAPKKQRYVSSRIYDRLQEEYGKEFTAAESTVRYWVSRLRKRRQEVYIPLTSDAGELAQADFGRVVVKINGKKTEISLFVMRLRYSGVIFACAFSTEKIEAFLEGHRRAFEWFGGVPRSVRYDNPKTAVTKILVGPAREEHVLLSNLRAHYLFDSEFCRPGEPHEKGSVENGVGYVRRHTCVPVPDVADLDALNDLILQWCEKERGKRWSAWEQERAGLRALPERPHRCATTRPVTVNKLCLVSFDHNRYSVPSMYVGKTLLLRVYAERIEVLDRERVVASHPRSHERQQTIMDLGHYLPVLAYKPHAATHAAVVRQLPEVYQRIRVRMANSRPDGYKDFVAILMLHQVWPAKDILQAIEEIGPDVVTADQIKRHLLHTSPESAGTVPGSLQMYRLAQPNPSRYDALTKGVVH